The genomic region tcctgaatggcaggaagcacTATTAAGATAGTGATGCAACTTAAGCTCAAGTAGATTAAAGGTCAAACAAAGTTGCTCTGGTTAAAAGTTCAAGAGCAGCAAAAACGATTTTCAAAAGTCTAAATAGAAGCACAAATGGAGATAACTTAATAAAATAACTAATGCAAGTAGGTGGGAGttattcagggtatctgcaggtttaagggagccaaatttaagactttttaagaccttttttaaggccactttgaccaaatttaagctattttttaaatttaatttaagctataatttccagctattgcctggaaccggtgctagccacgtcgcgaacgtgggattaaccatccagttaccattaaagttgcccttccccatggcgcaagctcccactagcttaaccagctaatgtgctcatctaaaaatagccccctttcacaaccagctgaacgtgcacggttccgcttacgccaacatcacacacaaaaaatgctgaagactaactagatattcacgaaaattttataggaataaaataatcttgtttatcgggtctttgaaaatttaagacctttggaaactgtattttaggattatttgtcatttttaaggatttttaaggccttaaatttggaaaagcaaatttaagactttttaagactttttaaggacccgcggataccctggttaTTAACGTAAAATTAAATGTAGCTGCTTTGATTAAAAAAGGGGAAATCTTATTAGAAACACATTGTTGATGGTTTCCACTCACACTTGTTTCTCCAGAGGCAGACATGGATCAACCCTCTCCCCCAGCAGAGGGGGGGTGTCACCAACCAGACGCAGTGTCGTTGAGTCAGATGCTGCTGATGTGGAGCCAGTTTTGATGAACCTGCTCTGTTCCGTTTGAGACCATGAGCGCTCTCCTTCAAACTGAACTAAAGccgagagaaaaaaaacatgcagCTTTGTGAAAAAGACCTGCTAAATTAATATTTCCTACAACAGGGGAAAGCATTTTACCTGCGAGAGCTTTAGAGATGTTGTCCTTCTTCCACTCCCACGGCTGATCGTATTCGTCCGCCGGCCTCTCGTCATCCTGAGGGAGTCGGCTGTCTTTGCTTTCGTTCAGTCCTCCGTCAGCCTTCTGCGTTTGCTGCTGAGCCGACGGAGCGGCTCGGTGGTGGTGGCGGCTCCTCTCCTCATAAGGGTTATCGTACAACTGACCGCCGTCTTGGCTCACAGACCTGTTGGTCATCACGCTTCGTTGCAGTTCTGCAAAACACAAAAGTCACAGCGATGCTGGACGATTCAAGAACACGCAGCAATAATAAATATCGGCTCTTGTACTAAACCTGAAATAATACGCTGGGCCTCAAACGGCTCCATGTAGCTGCAGCAGTCTGTCGGTGCAGGTTTGGGCTCCCAGTTTGGTCTGGCTCTCGGGTCGGGACGTGCATCAAAGGGATCAGAGTAGTCAGTTTCAGTGTCCGACGCGGCCGGGGCAGAGGGAATTACCTTCACAGGAAGAAACAGGAAATCATAAATGTGATGACATAAAGAAAAACTGAACTTAGAAAAATAGACACTGGTGGGGGTGAAAATTAGTGAAAACTGAAAGTAGATAAGAAGCGAAGGGAAATTAAATAGAAAACGAAACGCAAAATAAAATCGGTGCTTACAGGTTCTTCTTCAACAGTGACCGGACTGAGCGGAATCTTACAGCGCCCAAACTCCTGAGAGTCCACTTTAATTAGTCTGTGCTTTGGTGACACAACTTTCACCTGAACATGACacacgtgaataaaataaaaataacaataacaataacaaataaCTGATTAAGCTCTGaaataaacatgtaaaatatGGATAAAGTAAAGGTCAGTTTTATCAAAAACATAAGATGTGGCGCTACATGGAAGTTGGAGAAAAATAAATATGCAAGAACAGTTATACCTCCACACCGTTGGGCAGCACTGAACCAAACGCAGCTAAAGAAGGGAGGCTTACTGTCGTACTACAAGAGCTAAAGCCACCATTCTGGTGCTCCTTGTCAGAGTGTTGGTATGGATCCTCAAAGTCCAGCTCCTTTTGTGCTCTGTAGGCTCTTAAAATCTCACTCTCAGTGTAATCTGGCCTTGGAGGCTGTGGAGGATCACGCCTGCTGCCAAAGTTTAGGTAATCCTTCAGCCACTTTGCCATGGATCTGTGGATAAAAGGCAAAGAGATATAAAACCAGGAGGTAAAGAGCTAAAAAGATTGATGGAAGCAGGAATTATTCACCTTAGATCAATTATTATTAAATTATTCAAACATATCTTTTGGTGATTGGTCCTAAGATGGATAAAACCCAGGACCTCGGACATccatctgaacacacacacacacacacacacacacacacacacacacacacacacacacacacacacacacacacacacacacacacatatatgttgtAATAAATAATTTCACACCAGAAACCAAACTGGACCCTACTTAATTAGATCCTGGGGTCTGAAAACGGATCTACCTCCATACAGTGACATGTAAGTCAGATGTGCCAAAAACATTAACCTCAAATACACTCTCTGGCTTTTGTGTTGTTTGTATTTGAGGAGAAATGGAAGCAAATCTGGAATACTCCATTAAAAAGCATTTTAAACgtagatgaacaaaaataaatgtaaaatgtatCTAGAGTTTCTTTGGGGGAAGGCACAAGCATTGAGTGAAGTGAAACAATTCTGGCATCTGCAGAAATAAATCAAAACACGTCAAACTTTGAACTCCTCGCAGCGGTAAACCATATTAGTCAAATTTGCTCAACGGAAGAAGTCACTTTAACAACGCAATCCAGCCCCGTGGTGGCATTTATCACACGTTTCAATAAATAAATCAGAAAGTCGTGAAAAACTGTGGCTAGTTAACATTAGCTTAGCATACTAACAGCTAAGTTAGCTAAGCTAACTCTTTCAATCTCACCCCTTCTCTTTGCCCTGGCGGTCTCCCGTTCAAGCTATGTCTTTGAAGTTATCATCCGGTGTTTTTACGGTTCTCGTCCGTcctaaaaataaaacataaacacatttgaaagaaaaaaaatagtcCTGCAGGCCAGTTAGATTATGCTAGCTGGACCTTAGCAGGCTGTAGAGCTGCATCGACATATACAAGGAGCTCGGCCTTAAAGGGGAGGGCGCATTGTTTACTGGGGACACTTTAAAGCATCTGGAATAATCTACAAAacctaaaatgtatttattataaGTTTCATCGCTGAAAAATGTCACTGAAAGAAAATGATTTTATGTAGTTATTTTTCATTGATGCATTTCCCATTTTTCATTGATGCATTTCCCAAGTGAGTTCACAAAAAGGCACACGGAAATCATTAAGTAGTATTTCTCTTTCAAAAAATACATTCAAATTGGCAAATTTTACTTTTAATTATAAAaagaccaaaaaataaaaataaaaaaacccacACATGGCATACACACAAAGTGTATTTTAATAACGGCTAAGTTATACAGTTCGTATTCATTTGCATCACACAGAATTTCTTTTATAAAACATCTGTCACATATTTCAcatcaaaattaaaaataaaaaacgttTCATCTCTTTCAAACTGAAATCTGCTAAATTTGATTTAACCAATAAAGGATAGCAGACAACCCAACTTATGTAAATATGTCTTCTAATACACACCCACCAATAATTACACAATTTCACTAAATAATTCTATTCCATCATGTTCCCTGTTGCATTATTTCTGTGCCAGCCGGGTTTCAGTCACTCGCTTTCGTTGCTGTCGCTGTCTGAATACGCCCCCAGCAGGCTGAGAGATGATGACCCATTTGGGGTGGCGCCGGTTTTAGAAGCGTTGGTGGTGTCGGTTGTTGATGTCTTTGAACCTGTGAATAAATTACATTAATGTGGAATAAAAGATTAATAATTAAGCTATTGAGCTTTTAGAATGATCGTCAACACAAAAATTTTACCTGTTTTTGAGGCAGGGGGAGCTTCCTCTGTACTCGGTTTTCTGATCATCGCTGCTGGTTTCTTTCGTACTACCAGAGAGCTGAGAGCTCCTTTGCCTCCCAGCGTCCCAACACTCCTCTCCCAGCTCTCTACCTTAGCCCTCTTCACGCCCCCGGATGAGGACCCCTGCGGAAACATGCATCAAATATTCCACTATTCGCTGCTTGCAGCTTGGTTTTTGTCATGTTTGTTCATTTTGAGCTGTAGGAAGCTTTATTCCACCCATGTCAGTCTTTTAAAATGATGTAAAACCTTCTACAATCAAACTTAGATTTTTTTTAACTACATAAAGAAATTGAAGATTTTAATACTAAGCTTTTAATATTTATATaataacttttaaaaaacagccaaaataAGCCATAACCCAATATTTTACATATATGAGACTCTGTACAAACCTGTGCTTCCTCGTGTTTATCAGTGGTGAGGATATCTGTCGGCTTGTCTGCACCAGCAGTCTTTGACTGGCTGCTgctctcctcttcttcttctgaatCAGAGTCGGAGTCTCTCAGTCTTTTCACGAGCACCCGCTCCAACATCTCTCTGCAAAGCAATATTTGAATGTTTAGCAAAGAAGCAAACAGACTTTTCATTTAGACGTGCAAATGATACACGAGCCGTTCTCACTCACTTTGTTTCAcgctcatcttcttctttttctctttccttctcccgtttttcCAGTTCTCTGTACTGATCAATCATTCCCTCAAAGTCCACCTGTGCCTGCCTCTGATTGAGCTCCTTCAGCTCCTGGAGGTTTTCCAGAACTTCCATCTCCATCTTGGAATCCTTAGTGCGATTCTCCAGCACCTGAAGGGGATTAGGGAAACATTACTTAACTGTTCAGAACACTAATTTGAAAAACAAGAACAAACATTTAAAACACCAACCTTCATGGGGTTGTTTAGCTCCTCGTCTTCCCTCTCCTGATGGATTCTCTTTTCCTCTTCCTCAATAAGTTTCTCTGCCTGGAAGTTGCGTGTTGCTCCATGCTCCATGGCATAATCCGTGTTCTCTGGGTCAGTCTAGAATCAAAACATAGGCGTATGTGGATATGTTACTAGCAGATTACTAACAGTAAAAGCAGCTTGCAACAGTGCTATTGTGACAATAATAATACCTCACCTTAAATGTTATTTCAGCAAGACATCGAGTACATTTGATGTAGAAACGAAAGATTGGCAGTCCCATGTAGTGCTCGTTCTGGACAGTCTCTTTGCGTGCATTGAACTTCTTCCCCTTGTAGATGTACTCACCGCATGTTTTACACCTGCGTTTAAACATGCATACATCTCATTAAGAAACCTCAGTCTGATATAAAAAAGCATAATCAGGTTTTAACCTAAACACAATGAACCAGGATTTCTGATTTAAATAGACGTATAGGGgaacaaactaaataaatgaagtgtggcagtgtgagcgtcctgtcacagtgtctcgactgatcatgcgccctggctacttcacCAAGGGCTTTGGCTGACTGTTTAGCGTGCGTTACTCTCacttgggagtctggggatcgaatcccacccgggccctcgtttctctacCTTGCCACAGAAGGAAAAGTGTTCATTTATAAAATTAAACTTAGACCTTTACGTTTAATCTTAACAACTGAGTTTATTGTATACATTttgtagtaagtaagtaagtacgtaagtaaagtttatttacgtagcgcctttcacagatataaatcacaaagcgctgtacaacatgagtaaaatcagggcaaatacctcaaaccaataaaaacatcatgtgacaacaatagtaaccaaaatcaggagtaaaaacacagTCAAGATGTGAACAAGAAAGATTTTGTGTGAAGAAACAATCAAACTGTAGGAATCATGCTCTGAAAGTGGTTGTATTGTCCCACCAAATGAAACTAAACGCACTCATTTACACACCTACCTCATATTGAATGGAGCCATCAATCTGACCACATACTGTCGATCTTTTGGGAGTTTAAGTTTAGGGATTTTGGACGGGTCGAAGTCTGGAGGGTAATATTTCTGTGGAAGTAAAAGCAGAAGTTAAATAATTATCAGAGACAAAGCCGTAAACATGTAATGaatctaaaaaaaactttttaatccAAAACTCATTATAGGTTACGCTCATTAAAAGTTACAAACGTCAACACGTCTCGTTTATTTATCAAcactgctaatgttagcttgttcTCGTTATCTATTAAGACGGAAATTACTCTGTTTCTGATCCACTTTGTAAAAACATCACTCTGTTATGATTACTTACGTTCAGAACTTTTCTTTCAGACATTTTTTACTTTTGTTAGTGATAAAAAGTACAGATATCTTAAAGGTTTAGAAACTAGTACGCAACGTTGACTATTAGTGATAGCACTGTAAACTTCCGGTTTCTCTGTTTAGTCACTTCCGCCTTTGAAAAGGCGATGCTGCCCCCTTGTGGAACGACGACGACCATAGATATCATGTCCATGGAAACATAAACTACAAACACGTGTTTActcgtttatatacatatctaagaagaagaagaagaagaagaagaagaagaagaagaaaggagtTTTTATAAATATAGCTCttagatgaaaatcacgaggcgcttcacaagaaacaaacaaaataaaagattCAAAACGATGATAATAAAAATCAGGGAAATTGGGGGGAAAAGGAATGAGAAAGATAATTTGGTCGGATTGGCATTGGCATGAAATAAAATAATTTCATTTGGTGATTATTTAAGCAAAACACCTCGGTGAGTGTAGAGAAtgtgttttatttgggatttacaAAACGTATAACAAGgatttaaagatttttttaaattaaatgtaaaaatgtcGACATTTCAGCATTTAACACATCCCAAATTGTTGGAATACGTCTGGGTACCCAAAAGGCACGTCAGACACATTTCAGAATTAGGTAATAAATAAATCACCCAAAACAAATCGGACAAACTTTATCTCATTAGATCAGCCTGCGTCATTGTTTGATGTACAGAAACCATGCTTCCTTCTGTTATCTGTCTTTGTTTGGAGACAGTGAAGAAGGTCATGACCTTTGGCTTCTCCCTATGCATCAGAAATAGGGGTGTCTGCAATGGTTTGGTGGTCAAACACTGTTCAGGGGTTAAAGTTTATCTGTGCAGAAGGAAATTGGATCTTGAATACAGGTTGGTGTCAGTGTGGACCTGAGATCTGATTTAAGCTTTAAAAAGGTTAAAAGAGTTCATGTTAATTAAACAATCTATGGGGTATTTGAAGAGCTAAACAGAACATCTCTGCTTAGATCCGCCTGCTTCAAGCCCAGATAACTGATTATATCTTTGATGCTTTATGTCTGTGTCACAAGCAGCTTTGTGATCAACATGATTCATCAGTGAGTCGGATAGAGACTGATTTCCCTGAGACAATCATAGAAAATAATAAAGATGTTTATTGCTTTTAAACATTCCATAGCAGGGACATAAAATATTAGACactggttgttttgctgcttgtgTGTTTGGTCAGCTTGGGCTGTTTTTAAAGCCTTTTATAAAAAAAGCTATCTATctttgtttatgtgcttagcagacgacttacaatttttttaacctatagggcatgttgtgatctgtttgGAAACCGGAGtatccggaggaaacccacgcatgcatggggagaacaggcaactccacgcagaaaggccgcagacgagtttcgaacctgcgacctttgtgGTGCGAGGCaatagtgctaacaactgcaccaccatctatctatctatctatctatctatctatctatctatctatctatctatctatctatctatctatctatctatctatctatctatctatctatctatctatctatctatctatctatctatctatctatctatctatctatctatctatctatctatctatctatctatctatctatctatctatctatctatctatctatctatctatctatctatctatctatctatctatctatctatctatctatgccaGCTCTGGGTAAACCCATCTTTAACCTGTTTGATTTCCTCTCAAAGATACAAAGGTGCACCGCAGTGTCACAAAAGTcaaagttttaatgaatatttcagTCTAGCTGATGTCAAAGTGTCTATATAATGATGCTGCATTAGGCGGGAGATCCTTCACTCTCGTTGTTTTCTCCAAGGACCTCCTGTCTGTGTTTCATCACCATGGTCAGCCTTCGTACTCTCCTCCTCATCGTCACCTGCTGCTGCGCTTACCTGTGGTGCGCTCGTGCTGATGAAGACTCCTCTCTCGAGACGCGCTCGTTGGATTTCGCACTGAAAACACAGCAGGAGAAAGACCTGGTGAGAGATTCGTTCTGTGTGTGAACGTGAAGGTTAGACGAGTGTTACATAATTATCTCGTTTTGAGAATTTTGGGAAATTATGCAAAAATGACCAAAACAATCCACGTTTCTGAGTCTCTACATTTGTTCcataaaaagaaaaaggaaatattcattaaaagtaTAAGAATTGTTTTTTCTGTGCAGATCGACGCGTTGCAGGAAGTTTTGGAAAAGTTGAGAAACAAAGATATGCCTTTGGAGAAGAAGCTTGGGTGGTTGCCTTCTGTGAGTAAAATGCTTAAccatttgatgcatgaattatgaaatcttcaaccatgattttttcaaCAAATTTTTTGAttaatctttaggtgtgaatgaaacaaatttcaacaaagattttttgtaaaattttataatttacaaataatttattacatgtccacctcagtggacatcgtgcaatctgaacatgaaatatgttggcttggcttactgaagttcaaatggaggggctcaaatgcaataaagtcttcaacagctgtgcttaatagcaaaaacaaataaataacaattttcagtacctgtccactgtagtgaccattatgcatcaaagggttaaaaccaaTAACATACTCAATAAAAACAATAGAGTAACGGTTTTTGcaccaaaaatgtaattttacacaTTTACTGGTTAACTAAATATTGTATTATCTTTGCAGTGTGACGCAGGGGAGCCGTGCGCCGTGCGCAAAGGCGCGCGTATTGGGACGCTCTGCAGCTGTCCTCGAGGGACTGCCTGCAACTTTTACGTCCTAAAATGTTTATAAAGTAGAAATGACAGATAA from Nothobranchius furzeri strain GRZ-AD chromosome 18, NfurGRZ-RIMD1, whole genome shotgun sequence harbors:
- the shda gene encoding src homology 2 domain containing transforming protein D, a isoform X2 — encoded protein: MSEVLGFIHLRTNHQKICLNNLIIIDLRSMAKWLKDYLNFGSRRDPPQPPRPDYTESEILRAYRAQKELDFEDPYQHSDKEHQNGGFSSCSTTVKVVSPKHRLIKVDSQEFGRCKIPLSPVTVEEEPVIPSAPAASDTETDYSDPFDARPDPRARPNWEPKPAPTDCCSYMEPFEAQRIISELQRSVMTNRSVSQDGGQLYDNPYEERSRHHHRAAPSAQQQTQKADGGLNESKDSRLPQDDERPADEYDQPWEWKKDNISKALAVQFEGERSWSQTEQSRFIKTGSTSAASDSTTLRLVGDTPPLLGERVDPCLPLEKQVWYHGALSRSEAESLLTLCKESSYLVRNSQTCRNDFSLSLRSCKGFMHMKFTPSADGRYVLGENSPPFSTIPEVIHYYTTHKLPIRGAEHMSLLYPVIVQTL
- the shda gene encoding src homology 2 domain containing transforming protein D, a isoform X5; its protein translation is MSEVLGFIHLRTNHQKICLNNLIIIDLRSMAKWLKDYLNFGSRRDPPQPPRPDYTESEILRAYRAQKELDFEDPYQHSDKEHQNGGFSSCSTTVIPSAPAASDTETDYSDPFDARPDPRARPNWEPKPAPTDCCSYMEPFEAQRIISELQRSVMTNRSVSQDGGQLYDNPYEERSRHHHRAAPSAQQQTQKADGGLNESKDSRLPQDDERPADEYDQPWEWKKDNISKALAVQFEGERSWSQTEQSRFIKTGSTSAASDSTTLRLVGDTPPLLGERVDPCLPLEKQVWYHGALSRSEAESLLTLCKESSYLVRNSQTCRNDFSLSLRSCKGFMHMKFTPSADGRYVLGENSPPFSTIPEVIHYYTTHKLPIRGAEHMSLLYPVIVQTL
- the shda gene encoding src homology 2 domain containing transforming protein D, a isoform X4, which codes for MSEVLGFIHLRTNHQKICLNNLIIIDLRSMAKWLKDYLNFGSRRDPPQPPRPDYTESEILRAYRAQKELDFEDPYQHSDKEHQNGGFSSCSTTVSLPSLAAFGSVLPNGVEVIPSAPAASDTETDYSDPFDARPDPRARPNWEPKPAPTDCCSYMEPFEAQRIISELQRSVMTNRSVSQDGGQLYDNPYEERSRHHHRAAPSAQQQTQKADGGLNESKDSRLPQDDERPADEYDQPWEWKKDNISKALAVQFEGERSWSQTEQSRFIKTGSTSAASDSTTLRLVGDTPPLLGERVDPCLPLEKQVWYHGALSRSEAESLLTLCKESSYLVRNSQTCRNDFSLSLRSCKGFMHMKFTPSADGRYVLGENSPPFSTIPEVIHYYTTHKLPIRGAEHMSLLYPVIVQTL
- the shda gene encoding src homology 2 domain containing transforming protein D, a isoform X1, translating into MSEVLGFIHLRTNHQKICLNNLIIIDLRSMAKWLKDYLNFGSRRDPPQPPRPDYTESEILRAYRAQKELDFEDPYQHSDKEHQNGGFSSCSTTVSLPSLAAFGSVLPNGVEVKVVSPKHRLIKVDSQEFGRCKIPLSPVTVEEEPVIPSAPAASDTETDYSDPFDARPDPRARPNWEPKPAPTDCCSYMEPFEAQRIISELQRSVMTNRSVSQDGGQLYDNPYEERSRHHHRAAPSAQQQTQKADGGLNESKDSRLPQDDERPADEYDQPWEWKKDNISKALAVQFEGERSWSQTEQSRFIKTGSTSAASDSTTLRLVGDTPPLLGERVDPCLPLEKQVWYHGALSRSEAESLLTLCKESSYLVRNSQTCRNDFSLSLRSCKGFMHMKFTPSADGRYVLGENSPPFSTIPEVIHYYTTHKLPIRGAEHMSLLYPVIVQTL
- the shda gene encoding src homology 2 domain containing transforming protein D, a isoform X3, with the protein product MAKWLKDYLNFGSRRDPPQPPRPDYTESEILRAYRAQKELDFEDPYQHSDKEHQNGGFSSCSTTVSLPSLAAFGSVLPNGVEVKVVSPKHRLIKVDSQEFGRCKIPLSPVTVEEEPVIPSAPAASDTETDYSDPFDARPDPRARPNWEPKPAPTDCCSYMEPFEAQRIISELQRSVMTNRSVSQDGGQLYDNPYEERSRHHHRAAPSAQQQTQKADGGLNESKDSRLPQDDERPADEYDQPWEWKKDNISKALAVQFEGERSWSQTEQSRFIKTGSTSAASDSTTLRLVGDTPPLLGERVDPCLPLEKQVWYHGALSRSEAESLLTLCKESSYLVRNSQTCRNDFSLSLRSCKGFMHMKFTPSADGRYVLGENSPPFSTIPEVIHYYTTHKLPIRGAEHMSLLYPVIVQTL
- the yju2 gene encoding splicing factor YJU2, producing the protein MSERKVLNKYYPPDFDPSKIPKLKLPKDRQYVVRLMAPFNMRCKTCGEYIYKGKKFNARKETVQNEHYMGLPIFRFYIKCTRCLAEITFKTDPENTDYAMEHGATRNFQAEKLIEEEEKRIHQEREDEELNNPMKVLENRTKDSKMEMEVLENLQELKELNQRQAQVDFEGMIDQYRELEKREKEREKEEDERETKEMLERVLVKRLRDSDSDSEEEEESSSQSKTAGADKPTDILTTDKHEEAQGSSSGGVKRAKVESWERSVGTLGGKGALSSLVVRKKPAAMIRKPSTEEAPPASKTGSKTSTTDTTNASKTGATPNGSSSLSLLGAYSDSDSNESE
- the LOC107392142 gene encoding cocaine- and amphetamine-regulated transcript protein, coding for MVSLRTLLLIVTCCCAYLWCARADEDSSLETRSLDFALKTQQEKDLIDALQEVLEKLRNKDMPLEKKLGWLPSCDAGEPCAVRKGARIGTLCSCPRGTACNFYVLKCL